The DNA segment GTTGCAGGATATAATTTAGAATCACCTGCCCAATTCATGTGCTTAAGAATATTCATTTCTGCAGTGTGGGCAGCAGTAGCTCTACCTGCATAGTCATCAAATAAAGTTTCTGGTTCTTTGAAAGTCTTTTTAGTAAATTCTTTGTAATGTTTTTCATCTGGCAACCACTCTCTATGAGGTGCTTTATGCAAATACATCAACATAAATGGTTTTTCTTTATCTCTTTCTTTATCTAACCAGTCTAAAGTCATGTCCGTTACAATATCTGTCACATAACCTTTGTAATCTTTCTTACCTTCTTCTTTGGTAATAAAAGTAGGATTATAATAATGTCCCTGTCCTATTAAGATTTTAAACTGATCGAATCCTTTTGGATTGTTTCCAAAGTGTAGCTTACCAAACATTGCTGTTTGATATCCTGCCTCTTGAAAGATCTGAGGAAAAGTGACATTATCTTTATTGAATGGAAAATGATTATCTGTTTTACCATTAATATGTGAATGTTTACCTGTTAAAATCACTGCCCTAGATGGTGAACAAATAGAATTCGTGACACAAGCATTATTAAACTTCATTCCTTCATCGGCAATTCTATCAATGTTCGGAGTAGAAGTTAAGGTCTTATCATATGCACTGATCGCTTGGTAAGCATGATCGTCAGACATAATAAATAAGATATTAGGTCGCTTAGCTGTTTTCTTAGCTTGTTGTTGTGGCTGAACAACACAACTGAAAAATGTACCTGTAAAAAGGAAGATAAGTAAATTCGTAAATTTCATACTAAAAAATGCTGCTCGTCTTTTCTTAAAATAAAAGTCAGTTTACACATATCTAAAATATGTACTAATCAAATATCAGAAATTAGGTTAATTGATTTCTAACACCCGATTAATGGACCATTAATAACACAAAAAGGCCTCTTTTTAATCAGAAAAAGGCATAAATAAATTCCATTGTTGTTCTGCTTACTTTCTATTCTATATCATAATATCTTCTATTAATAGAATTTTAATACCCCATTATTCTCTTGATTCTAAATTGAAATTATACCATACATAATTAAAATTTGAAATGAAGAAAATTTACTATCAAACAGTCACTTTAGCATTCTGTTGTTTTTTTATATCGCTGTCTCTATTCGCACAAGAAGATAAAGAGAAACCAAACCTACTCTTTATCATGACAGATCAACAACGATTCGATGCATTAGGTAAAGCCGGGAAATTTGATTTCTTAAAAACACCAACTCTCGATAAACTTGCGGATGAAGGTGCATATTTTACAAATGCCTACACACCATGTTCTGTATGCGGACCCGCTAGAACGGTAATTCTTACTGGTCAAACCGTAGAGAATAACGGTGTAAGAAGAAATGATGATGCATATAGTAACCCTAATGAGGGGAACTATTGTGATTTACCTTCTTTCGATCAAGTACTTATTGATAATGGTTATTATGGAGAATATATTGGTAAGTATCACTCTCCAATTCACTTATCAGAAGGATATTCAGAATTTAAATATTCCACCAACACTCAAAATGTTTATACTCTTCAAGATAAAAAGGAGTACAATGATTTACTTAAGCAATATGCCAATGATCATGGAATAAAAATCAACGAAGATGATTTGATGAGTAGTTTCTTTAAAAACTTCTATACCCCTGACCCAATTGATTCAAGATATAAAAAAGGTGAAGATTACCTGAGACCTGATTTAAATGGAAATCCGATGCCTAAAACTCAACCGGATGAACATGGTAAGCTAAATCTACCTCAAGAAATGAGTTTAACTTATCACCAAACTCAGAAAGTTAAAGAGGCATTGGCTAGAGCATCAAAACAAGAGAAACCTTTTAATATTACCATTTCTTATTTCTTTCCACATGCTCCGATGTTACCAACTGATCCTTGGTACCAAATGTACCCTCTTGAAGACATGCCTATATCGGAAAGTATCAACGACAACATGGAAAACTCTCCATATATCAAATCAAATAAGAGATTGAATATGCCTGAGTATTCCGATCCAGAAATGGTTAAATATATGATGTCGAACTACTTTGGTCTGATTACAGAAGTGGATTATTTCATTAATGAAATCCTAAAAGACTTAGAAGAATATGGTATGGATGAAAACACATTAATTATTTTCACTAGTGATCATGGGGAGATGTTGGGAAGCCATGGTATGAGGGAGAAAAATGTGTTTTATGAAGAGTCTGCTCATATTCCACTAATTATTTGGTATCCAAATAAGATAAAACCTACAAAAATTGATAGCCCTGTTTCTTTAATTGATCTCTATCCAACGATCATGGATTACTTAGAAGTGGATGATGAACTTAGAGATGGTGCATCTCTTAAGGATGTCATCGAGGAAAAAGAAAAAAGAACATATGCTGTAACAGAATGGGATTACCATGGTGATACACAACCAAATTATATGGTAATTACCGACGACGGTTGGAAATTGATCACTTCATATGCAGCAAACAAGCCTGAACTTAATGCTTTATACAATCTAAATGATGACCCATTAGAAATGAAAAACTTGTTGGGTACTAACCCTAATCGTTTTTCGTATAAATCACAAGTGGACAGGTTACAAGGATATCTTGTCGAATGGTTAGAAAATACAGGTTCTTCTAGAGCGAATATTATCAAAAATAAAGAAATACTATCTTCTAATTCGGCTACTTTTATTTCACAATCTGTACCGCATACACTATCATTAGATACTACATTAAACGTTCATATCTCTTTCCAAAATAATACAGGGCAGACTTGGAAGAAAGGTAATGAAATTCAGCTGAAAAACATGACTAATACCTATTGGACAAACCTTACTTCCATCCAATTAGAAGAAGACGTTGAACCATTGCAGGGGTATACCTTTACTTTAGAAATAACTACTCCAACTAAAAGTGGTGAATATGATTTCCAATGGAAGTTAACGAATAAAACATCGAATTGGAATGATGTTTTAACACCAAAAATGAGACTTTCGGTTGGTGAAAATACGATAGATGAAAATCAACTGACCTATAAAATGATGATGGGTTATCAAGGTTGGTTTTTGGCTAAAGAAGATAACTCTGGGTTCAATAAGTGGAAGCATTGGTTTACTTCAAATGAACTGAGCTCTGCCGATC comes from the Flammeovirga agarivorans genome and includes:
- a CDS encoding sulfatase-like hydrolase/transferase, giving the protein MKKIYYQTVTLAFCCFFISLSLFAQEDKEKPNLLFIMTDQQRFDALGKAGKFDFLKTPTLDKLADEGAYFTNAYTPCSVCGPARTVILTGQTVENNGVRRNDDAYSNPNEGNYCDLPSFDQVLIDNGYYGEYIGKYHSPIHLSEGYSEFKYSTNTQNVYTLQDKKEYNDLLKQYANDHGIKINEDDLMSSFFKNFYTPDPIDSRYKKGEDYLRPDLNGNPMPKTQPDEHGKLNLPQEMSLTYHQTQKVKEALARASKQEKPFNITISYFFPHAPMLPTDPWYQMYPLEDMPISESINDNMENSPYIKSNKRLNMPEYSDPEMVKYMMSNYFGLITEVDYFINEILKDLEEYGMDENTLIIFTSDHGEMLGSHGMREKNVFYEESAHIPLIIWYPNKIKPTKIDSPVSLIDLYPTIMDYLEVDDELRDGASLKDVIEEKEKRTYAVTEWDYHGDTQPNYMVITDDGWKLITSYAANKPELNALYNLNDDPLEMKNLLGTNPNRFSYKSQVDRLQGYLVEWLENTGSSRANIIKNKEILSSNSATFISQSVPHTLSLDTTLNVHISFQNNTGQTWKKGNEIQLKNMTNTYWTNLTSIQLEEDVEPLQGYTFTLEITTPTKSGEYDFQWKLTNKTSNWNDVLTPKMRLSVGENTIDENQLTYKMMMGYQGWFLAKEDNSGFNKWKHWFTSNELSSADHLGFDYYPDMSEYTDTYEVDMTMKNGESATLFSSHDLSTTMKHFEWMKTYDIYGVYLQRFLNPLSDPKMFKVRNDILENVKEASKTHQRHFAVMYDISGTADDGQLFDKLIADWEYIVDQHEILEQESYVRQEGKPVIGIWGIGFKDRGLKVETFQKIIDYFHKDADPKYQAYILGGVPDGWRNLSRSSAQEEGWADIYRQLDMISPWSVGRYNNDASIDKWNTEYIQPDLTECNKAEIDYMPVVWPGFSWLNIKQGELNQIPRNGGQFYWKQVYNALNSGSRFLYVAMFDEVDEGTAMFKMVTNREDLPVEAKDRIVTLDMDGYPCENDWYLRLAGASQDMLEGKVALSENIPISFASPYYQAEFISQDVNSTIQIGKSNAIQVKMKNTGTTTWTSGEVHLGNVGDHFWTENKVYLKVGEVVAPNQVQSFEFDLEVSEGIKEGEANFQWQMYQSDSAFGDLSENIIVDLQHSDLLSIDEDHTIHLNAYPNPTNGNVLYIEHNITSSEKQLPIAIYNTQGKLLYHSSITNTSKITLPIPSTLPHGMYLLRIKGLIIRFVYS